CGTTCATCATCACCCAATACCTTATCTCTTAGTCAACATACAATAAGGACACAATGTgttacattttattattataatataataaaataatcaaataccTTGGCATAtacaaaaagttgaaaaaataaataaaaaacaattataatataaagttttattaaaaCTATATAACTTGGTCCGACTTCTGGAGTGTTCTCTTGAGCTTTAGCATTTAGGGGGAGAGGTTGTATTGTCTGTGATCTCtcccaaaaattttattttcttttcttttctctctttgccACGGAAAACAAATGCTAAGGTTCCATTTTCCAATTCACAAAACATGTAATCCAAGATTTGTGATAGATATCAATatatcatatatcatatatagGCCTCAATAAGTTGTGtcaaaaactcatcaaaaagaaaaaagaaaaacttgtctCAAAAATTTGTCGACAAGAAAAACCGTGTCTTGGTTTAGTTGCTggtgttgtttgttttttgagttcttttgtgttggtttgtgtgttggtttggtttggtttttttggtgtttgaaagAATGGCAAATGGAGAAGAGAAAAGCAATAACGATTTGTATGCAGTGTTGGGGTTGGAAAAGGAATGCACTTCTTCGGAGCTCAGAAATGCTTATAAGAAACTTGCACTGGTTAGAATTGTAAACCTgttcttaaccttttttttttttaagcctatgtttttttctttggacaattcaatcaaaatttaaaagggTCTTCTGTAAATCTCAAAAACATGTCTTAAAATCAGTCTTTTTGAGCTTAATTGCTCCAACGAACATCTGGGTCATTCTGAATTATTGAAAAGTTACTGTTTTTTTCATAGTTTTGCAACAAATAAGTGAATTTTACATATGAGTTTTTCCTGGGAAATCGTTTCCAAGGAATTGAGAAAATTTGTAGTAAGAAACAGTATTTTCTTTGTTGGTATAGAGATGGCACCCAGATCGCTGTTCAGCTTCAGGGAATTCAAAGTTCGTGGAAGAAGCTAAGCAAAAATTCCAGGCCATCCAACAAGCCTATTCTGGTAATCAAAGTCTGCTTCAccattattatgattattttactgaaaatattaAACAATGAAATGCAATTTGCAATATTTAGTACTAGTACAGTAGTATTAAATGTCAAAAGAATCATgaatgttcttttctttttattttcaatttttttttacactttttttgttttctgtgttggttaataatttattggatAATTGGATTCACGAGATGCTACATCTGTCTTCTTGTTTCTATGCTTTGTGTACAGTTCTATCTGACTCGAACAAAAGGTTTTTGTACGATGTAGGAGTCTACGACAGTGATGATGACGACCAAAATGTGAGTTTCATATTCTCTACAACCTAGCTAACGTGAACCTTTAGGCCGTGTCAGAATTTTTGAATCTTGATTGGTTAAAAAGTTTGGTCATGTACTTATATGTTTgactttttcttcctcttgaccAATCATTTTGTTAAACTTTGCTGGGCTTGCCCTGTCCTATCATTGCTTCGCATCAGAGCCTTCACTCTGGGCATTTTCCATTGGTTAAGCTTGATGCATAAACTTGGTTTgcatttttttgtggttttggcCTTGGGGGACCTCGGTTTGGCTATTCTGCATGCTTTGTTTGTCTTGTAATTTGGTAAGTCTGCCACAAATTTTGGTTTTAGTTGTTGGTGGTATTAAGCATTGGagttgcttttattttttcttcgtTGGTTTggtaatttgcatttttttctttccaaaatagTTGTGTATAGTAATTGGTTGGTgcttcaagaaaaaagaaaaagaaaattgtttaaTGATTAAGAGATATCTTGTGTGCCTGGAGAGAGTATTACATGTTTCGAAAATATGCATCCTCTTCCCCACACGAGAGTAGTGGACCCCACATGTATTAGGGGAGGAGGCATGTTTTCGAAACATAATGAATTTTCTCGTGCGCCTGGTGTATAAGACCTTTGTCCAAAGGTCTTATACATCCGGCGCATATAAGATTTTTACTTGATATAAACTTACTATCACTAATCGTGTGCAGGGAATGGGTGATTTTCTGAATGAGATGGCAGTGATGATGAGCCAAACAAAATCTAATGTAagctttatgttttttttttttaattttttacttatacCTGAGTCTTGTTTGATTATTTAgtcaaatttttgtatcaagTTTTAGAATAATTTCCTTTATCCTTTGTTGTTAGGTAAATTTTGTAGTGCCCCAAGTAGGAAAAAATTGTCTAATCCTATGTTAGAGCTGTTTTTGACTATCTTATGGAAGACCAGCTTTTATTTTGTCTGAGACTTGAAGTAAAATGATCGTGTGTCACTTCTGTATCGCACACCAGCCAATCCCAATCAAGAGAGACCAatttatggtctgtttggataccgcttattttgctgaaaattgaaaacttattactaaaaacattgtagcaaaatattttttattgctgaaaa
The sequence above is drawn from the Castanea sativa cultivar Marrone di Chiusa Pesio chromosome 5, ASM4071231v1 genome and encodes:
- the LOC142636399 gene encoding uncharacterized protein LOC142636399 isoform X2, coding for MANGEEKSNNDLYAVLGLEKECTSSELRNAYKKLALRWHPDRCSASGNSKFVEEAKQKFQAIQQAYSVLSDSNKRFLYDVGVYDSDDDDQNGMGDFLNEMAVMMSQTKSNEKREETFEELQDLFEELFQGNDDTFGSSSQTTTSETSSSNNKRNSSEMNFGNSDLEGNLNFQNFCLGTGGTARRCHEGQGGKRSSRRSRR